A region of Stegostoma tigrinum isolate sSteTig4 chromosome 3, sSteTig4.hap1, whole genome shotgun sequence DNA encodes the following proteins:
- the dcp2 gene encoding m7GpppN-mRNA hydrolase isoform X1: MEGKRVEIPTGVLDDLCSRFILHIPSEERDNAIRVCFQIELAHWFYLDFYLQNTPGLPQCGIRDFAKSVFNHCSFLLRKGDDVEKILDEWKEYKMGVPTYGAIILDETLENVLLVQGYLAKSGWGFPKGKVNKEEAPHDCAVREVLEETGFDIRDRICKDDFIEQRINDQLARLYIIPGVPKDTKFNPKTRREIRNIEWFSIEKLPSHRNDMTPKSKLGLAPNKFFMAIPFIRPLRDWISKNYADSSDSDGLVSNSATPSKTSLEKINARSRTRQNPQLLEGLVGEPWGCSNKQRPQQKPFSQNNQCDTSEAIKSKSHNVRGNGRKQYQDSPNQKKKPNGVNNQQVKQFQILKPDKKLQPRRLQDNFEMDAVCELCSSNQLLEYTGTCMLGSDPSDSCSGRSNFTFSSRAFLSFKFDRDAIMKCFDL, from the exons CCGATTCATTTTGCACATTCCAAGTGAAGAAAGAGACAATGCTATCAGAGTGTGCTTTCAGATTGAGCTGGCCCATTGGTTTTACTTGGACTTCTACTTGCAGAACACACCAGGATTGCCTCAGTGTGGGATAAGAGATTTTGCCAAATCAG TCTTCAATCATTGTTCATTTTTACTTCGGAAAGGAGATGACGTGGAAAAGATTTTAGATGAATGGAAGGAATACAAGATGGGAGTCCCAACATATGGTGCAATTATATTAGATGAAACACTGGAAAAT GTACTTCTTGTTCAGGGTTATTTGGCAAAGTCTGGTTGGGGATTTCCAAAGGGTAAAGTGAATAAAGAGGAGGCCCCACATGACTGTGCTGTGAGGGAG gtTCTTGAAGAAACTGGGTTTGACATAAGAGATCGTATTTGTAAAGATGACTTCATTGAACAGAGAATCAATGATCAGTTAGCTCGACTGTATATCATCCCAGGTGTTCCAAAGGATACTAAATTTAACCCTAAAACAAGAAGAGAAATACGG AATATTGAATGGTTTTCCATTGAGAAATTGCCATCTCACAGGAATGACATGACACCCAAGTCAAAATTGGGTTTAGCACCAAATAAGTTTTTCATGGCAATTCCATTTATAAG ACCACTAAGAGACTGGATATCCAAAAACTATGCGGACTCTTCAGACAGTGATGGCCTTGTATCCAATAGTGCAACTCCATCAAAAACTTCATTGGAAAAAATAAATGCAAG ATCACGAACACGGCAGAATCCACAGTTACTGGAGGGGCTCGTAGGAGAACCGTGGGGATGCTCCAATAAACAACGGCCACAGCAGAAGCCTTTCAGTCAAAATAATCAGTGTGACACTTCTGAGGCCATAAAGAGCAAG TCACATAATGTCAGAGGTAATGGCAGAAAGCAATATCAAGATAGTCCAAACCAGAAGAAGAAGCCTAATGGAGTGAATAATCAGCAAGTCAAACAATTTCAGATATTG AAACCTGATAAAAAGCTTCAGCCAAGACGATTACAGGACAATTTTGAAATGG aTGCAGTCTGTGAACTCTGCAGTTCTAATCAGCTCCTAGAATACACTGGGACGTGCATGTTGGGTTCTGACCCTTCTGATTCCTGCAGCGGACGCTCCAATTTTACTTTCTCATCCAGAgcctttctcagcttcaaatttGATCGTGATGCAATTATGAAATGCTTTGATCTATGA
- the dcp2 gene encoding m7GpppN-mRNA hydrolase isoform X2 translates to MSSNILQPLEIAGDDVEKILDEWKEYKMGVPTYGAIILDETLENVLLVQGYLAKSGWGFPKGKVNKEEAPHDCAVREVLEETGFDIRDRICKDDFIEQRINDQLARLYIIPGVPKDTKFNPKTRREIRNIEWFSIEKLPSHRNDMTPKSKLGLAPNKFFMAIPFIRPLRDWISKNYADSSDSDGLVSNSATPSKTSLEKINARSRTRQNPQLLEGLVGEPWGCSNKQRPQQKPFSQNNQCDTSEAIKSKSHNVRGNGRKQYQDSPNQKKKPNGVNNQQVKQFQILKPDKKLQPRRLQDNFEMDAVCELCSSNQLLEYTGTCMLGSDPSDSCSGRSNFTFSSRAFLSFKFDRDAIMKCFDL, encoded by the exons ATGAGTAGCAATATATTGCAGCCTTTGGAAATAGCAG GAGATGACGTGGAAAAGATTTTAGATGAATGGAAGGAATACAAGATGGGAGTCCCAACATATGGTGCAATTATATTAGATGAAACACTGGAAAAT GTACTTCTTGTTCAGGGTTATTTGGCAAAGTCTGGTTGGGGATTTCCAAAGGGTAAAGTGAATAAAGAGGAGGCCCCACATGACTGTGCTGTGAGGGAG gtTCTTGAAGAAACTGGGTTTGACATAAGAGATCGTATTTGTAAAGATGACTTCATTGAACAGAGAATCAATGATCAGTTAGCTCGACTGTATATCATCCCAGGTGTTCCAAAGGATACTAAATTTAACCCTAAAACAAGAAGAGAAATACGG AATATTGAATGGTTTTCCATTGAGAAATTGCCATCTCACAGGAATGACATGACACCCAAGTCAAAATTGGGTTTAGCACCAAATAAGTTTTTCATGGCAATTCCATTTATAAG ACCACTAAGAGACTGGATATCCAAAAACTATGCGGACTCTTCAGACAGTGATGGCCTTGTATCCAATAGTGCAACTCCATCAAAAACTTCATTGGAAAAAATAAATGCAAG ATCACGAACACGGCAGAATCCACAGTTACTGGAGGGGCTCGTAGGAGAACCGTGGGGATGCTCCAATAAACAACGGCCACAGCAGAAGCCTTTCAGTCAAAATAATCAGTGTGACACTTCTGAGGCCATAAAGAGCAAG TCACATAATGTCAGAGGTAATGGCAGAAAGCAATATCAAGATAGTCCAAACCAGAAGAAGAAGCCTAATGGAGTGAATAATCAGCAAGTCAAACAATTTCAGATATTG AAACCTGATAAAAAGCTTCAGCCAAGACGATTACAGGACAATTTTGAAATGG aTGCAGTCTGTGAACTCTGCAGTTCTAATCAGCTCCTAGAATACACTGGGACGTGCATGTTGGGTTCTGACCCTTCTGATTCCTGCAGCGGACGCTCCAATTTTACTTTCTCATCCAGAgcctttctcagcttcaaatttGATCGTGATGCAATTATGAAATGCTTTGATCTATGA